From a single Rosa rugosa chromosome 7, drRosRugo1.1, whole genome shotgun sequence genomic region:
- the LOC133720493 gene encoding calcium-dependent protein kinase 8-like, producing MGNCCVTPPQTGSPIKNKKNRPNPFAIDYAVTHGGSKLSVLKDPTGTEIEQTYELGRELGRGEFGITYLCTDKVTSEKFACKSISKQKLRTAVDIEDVRREVEIMKHLPKHPNIVSLKDTYEDDNAVHLVMELCEGGELFDRIVSRGHYTERAAAAVTKTIVEVVQMCHKHGVMHRDLKPENFLFANKKETASLKAIDFGLSVFFKPGEKFSEIVGSPYYMAPEVLRRNYGPEVDVWSAGVILYILLCGVPPFWAETEQGVAQAIIRSVVDFKRDPWPKVSDNAKDLVKKMLNPDPKQRLTAQQVLDHTWLQNAKKAPNVSLGETVRARLKQFSVMNKLKKSALKVIAEHLSQDEVAGIQEGFKLMDTSNHGKINIDELRIGLHKLGHQIPDTDLHILMEAGDVDNDGYLDYGEFVAISVHLRRMGNDDEHLRKAFDFFDQNKSGYIEVEELRTALAPEVDDNVEDVISAIINDVDTDKDGKISYEEFAAMMKAGTDWRKASRQYSRDRFNSLSLKLMRDGSLEGKTES from the exons ATGGGTAATTGCTGTGTGACCCCTCCCCAAACGGGTTCGCCcataaagaacaagaagaacagGCCGAACCCATTTGCCATAGACTACGCCGTCACCCATGGCGGCAGCAAGCTCTCCGTCTTGAAAGACCCAACCGGCACCGAAATCGAGCAGACATACGAACTCGGCCGCGAGCTCGGCCGCGGAGAGTTCGGAATCACCTATCTCTGTACCGACAAGGTCACCAGTGAGAAGTTCGCTTGCAAATCGATTTCCAAGCAGAAGCTGCGGACGGCTGTGGATATCGAGGATGTGAGGAGGGAGGTTGAGATCATGAAGCATTTGCCTAAGCACCCCAATATTGTGAGCTTGAAAGATACGTATGAGGATGATAATGCGGTCCACCTTGTTATGGAGCTCTGTGAGGGCGGTGAGCTCTTCGATCGGATTGTGTCCAGAGGGCATTACACGGAGCGTGCCGCCGCTGCTGTCACTAAGACTATTGTGGAAGTTGTTCAG ATGTGCCACAAGCATGGTGTGATGCATCGGGATCTCAAACCTGAGAACTTTTTATTCGCAAACAAGAAGGAAACAGCGTCTTTGAAGGCAATTGATTTCGGGCTGTCGGTCTTTTTTAAGCCTG GTGAAAAATTTAGTGAAATTGTTGGAAGTCCGTACTACATGGCTCCCGAGGTGCTAAGGCGCAATTATGGTCCTGAAGTTGATGTGTGGAGTGCTGGAGTTATACTTTACATTTTACTTTGTGGTGTTCCACCTTTCTGGGCAG AAACTGAACAGGGAGTTGCACAAGCAATTATACGGTCTGTTGTAGATTTTAAGAGGGACCCCTGGCCTAAGGTTTCTGATAATGCAAAAGACCTTGTGAAGAAGATGCTTAATCCTGACCCGAAGCAGAGGCTTACAGCTCAGCAAGTTCTAG ATCATACTTGGTTGCAAAATGCAAAGAAAGCTCCAAATGTTTCTTTAGGTGAAACAGTGAGAGCAAGGCTCAAGCAATTCTCTGTAATGAACAAGCTTAAGAAAAGTGCACTCAAG GTTATAGCTGAGCATTTGTCACAGGATGAAGTTGCTGGCATACAAGAGGGATTTAAGCTCATGGATACTAGCAACCACGGCAAGATTAACATTGATGAGCTAAGAATTGGGTTGCATAAACTTGGCCATCAGATACCTGATACTGATCTTCATATCCTAATGGAAGCT GGTGATGTAGATAATGATGGGTATCTGGACTATGGAGAGTTTGTAGCCATTTCTGTTCACCTAAGAAGGATGGGCAATGATGATGAGCACCTTCGCAAAGCATTCGACTTCTTTGATCAAAACAAAAGTGGGTACATTGAAGTTGAGGAGTTGCGAACTGCCTTGGCTCCTGAAGTTGATGATAACGTTGAAGATGTTATTAGTGCCATTATCAATGACGTGGATACAGACAAG GATggaaaaataagttacgaggaGTTTGCCGCCATGATGAAGGCCGGCACAGATTGGAGAAAAGCGTCAAGGCAGTATTCACGAGATCGGTTCAATAGTCTCAGTTTGAAATTGATGAGGGATGGATCGTTGGAAGGTAAAACCGAGAGTTAA
- the LOC133723084 gene encoding probable polygalacturonase At3g15720, protein MRKLLASFLMVCIFTTSSNFNVGYCQETFNVLDYGAVGDGQTDDAEILGKIVAPKTPQEWKECEQESWLLFSEVNNLIINGNETGVINGNGLPWWTEVNKSKVEKSKCHRPKALRFFNCNDLQLSGLTHVDSPKGHISILNCTNVIVSNLHIIAPDDSENTDGIDINMSRHVNIHDCIIGTGDDCIAIKGGSVLVNVANIACGPGHGISVGSIGELEGAYETVAEVYVRNCTFNGTMNGARIKTWPGGSGYAKNISYDKITLIGVQNPIIIDQNYCNGERDCGYITSNSAVEVSNVAFNDFRGTLADEHAITFDCSKTADGTLACLNINMKQINITSIDPEKEISVLCKNVNGTTEDTSPSVHCLQARNPTIDADSPDAYSPDPYAYYF, encoded by the exons ATGAGAAAACTACTTGCAAGCTTTTTGATGGTTTGCATTTTTACTACATCGTCAAATTTTAATGTTGGGTATTGCCAAGAAACTTTTAATGTGCTTGACTACGGTGCTGTTGGAGATGGCCAAACCGATGATGCTGAA ATTTTGGGGAAAATCGTGGCACCCAAAACTCCTCAAGAATGGAAAGAGTGTGAACAAGAATCCTGGCTGCTCTTTTCAGAGGTGAACAACCTGATCATTAATGGAAATGAAACAGGAGTAATCAATGGGAATGGTTTACCTTGGTGGACAGAG GTGAATAAGTCGAAAGTAGAGAAGTCAAAATGCCATAGACCAAAG GCTCTACGCTTCTTCAATTGTAATGATCTTCAGTTAAGTGGACTCACACACGTTGATAGTCCAAAAGGGCATATTAGCATACTAAATTGCACCAATGTTATAGTATCCAATCTTCATATCATTGCACCAGATGATAGTGAAAACACAGATGGCATTGATATCAATATGTCAAGACATGTCAATATTCATGACTGCATAATTGGAACAG GAGACGATTGTATTGCTATTAAAGGTGGCTCAGTCCTTGTCAATGTCGCCAACATTGCTTGTGGACCAGGTCATGGAATTAG TGTGGGAAGCATAGGTGAATTAGAAGGAGCTTATGAGACAGTCGCAGAGGTTTATGTACGAAATTGTACCTTCAATGGTACGATGAATGGAGCTAGAATCAAGACATGGCCG gGTGGTTCTGGATATGCCAAGAATATCTCGTATGACAAAATCACTCTAATAGGAGTTCAAAATCCTATTATTATTGATCAAAACTACTGCAATGGTGAACGCGACTGCGGTTATATA ACGTCGAATTCAGCAGTGGAGGTGAGTAATGTGGCATTCAATGACTTTCGAGGAACTCTGGCGGATGAACATGCGATTACATTTGATTGCTCCAAGACTGCAGATGGCACTCTAGCTTGTCTCAACATTAATATGAAGCAAATCAACATTACTTCCATAGATCCCGAAAAGGAAATCTCCGTCTTATGCAAGAATGTAAATGGAACTACTGAAGATACCAGCCCCAGTGTTCATTGCCTACAAGCTAGAAATCCAACCATTGATGCAGATAGTCCTGACGCATATAGTCCTGATCCCTACGCCTATTATTTTTAG